A single region of the Kocuria rosea genome encodes:
- the hemQ gene encoding hydrogen peroxide-dependent heme synthase: protein MSHDTSPHEHGGHPAATPEPTQDGGAERLHWAVWSVFARPAGGAAARTAGDDASAAAEFDGVVEQLAAEGVTLRGAYDVSGMREDADVLTWLHGDDPQALQSAVRRLRRTELLAGTAQAWNAMGVHRDAEFTRNHSPSFARGVAPEDWVCVYPFVRSYEWYYMNAQRRAEMLRNHGMAARDYPQVLANTIACFGLNDFEWLLALEAPELVDLVDVMRAFRNTEARLHVREETPFYTGRRIRSEELAEVLR, encoded by the coding sequence TTGTCCCACGACACCAGCCCCCACGAGCACGGCGGTCACCCCGCAGCCACGCCCGAGCCGACGCAGGACGGCGGCGCGGAGCGGCTGCACTGGGCCGTCTGGTCCGTGTTCGCCCGCCCCGCCGGCGGGGCCGCGGCCCGCACGGCCGGCGACGACGCCTCCGCGGCCGCCGAGTTCGACGGTGTCGTCGAGCAGCTGGCGGCCGAGGGCGTGACGCTGCGCGGCGCCTACGACGTCTCGGGGATGCGCGAGGACGCCGACGTCCTCACGTGGCTGCACGGCGACGACCCCCAGGCGCTCCAGTCGGCGGTCCGCCGGCTGCGCCGCACGGAGCTCCTGGCCGGCACCGCGCAGGCCTGGAACGCGATGGGGGTGCACCGGGACGCCGAGTTCACCCGGAACCACTCGCCGTCCTTCGCCCGCGGCGTCGCCCCCGAGGACTGGGTCTGCGTCTACCCGTTCGTGCGCTCCTACGAGTGGTACTACATGAACGCCCAGCGCCGCGCCGAGATGCTGCGCAACCACGGCATGGCGGCGCGCGACTACCCCCAGGTCCTCGCCAACACCATCGCGTGCTTCGGGCTCAACGACTTCGAGTGGCTGCTCGCGCTCGAGGCCCCCGAGCTGGTCGACCTCGTCGACGTCATGCGGGCCTTCCGCAACACGGAGGCCCGGCTGCACGTGCGCGAGGAGACACCGTTCTACACGGGCCGCCGGATCCGCTCCGAGGAGCTCGCGGAGGTGCTCCGATGA
- a CDS encoding ferrochelatase — MSAENALSRARAHAPEHYDAVVLSSFGGPEGQDDVLPFLRNVTKGRGIPDERLEEVATHYRANGGVSPINAQNRALRSALEAELLGRGLSVPVLWANRNWAPYVADVVRECHARGLRKLLVLATSAYSSYSGCRQYREDYGVALEELGLADEMQVDKVHQYYDSEGFVQPFVEGLREGLAQVRDRLGADGGRIAVLFCTHSIPTTDAEASGPARMDFEEGSAYVAQHLAVARTVLERVGAEELGDHTWDLVYQSRSGPPQVPWLEPDVNDALEELAERGVAGVVLVPLGFVSDHMEVKWDLDTEALETCERLGLPAVRTPTAGTHPAFVAGLADLVEQRVAGRAAPPRLSACAEGTWFDDCAPDCCVKVLRGATGPRPTIAQRPQGEPLPVALDEAGEVRWS, encoded by the coding sequence ATGAGCGCCGAGAACGCCCTGTCGCGGGCCCGCGCGCACGCGCCGGAGCACTACGACGCCGTCGTCCTCTCGTCCTTCGGCGGGCCGGAGGGGCAGGACGACGTCCTGCCGTTCCTGCGCAACGTCACGAAGGGCCGCGGCATCCCCGACGAGCGGCTGGAGGAGGTGGCCACCCACTACCGGGCCAACGGCGGCGTCAGCCCCATCAACGCCCAGAACCGCGCGCTGCGCTCCGCCCTCGAGGCCGAGCTGCTCGGCCGGGGCCTGAGCGTGCCCGTGCTGTGGGCCAACCGGAACTGGGCGCCCTACGTGGCGGACGTGGTGCGGGAGTGCCACGCGCGCGGGCTGCGCAAGCTCCTGGTGCTCGCCACCAGCGCCTACTCCAGCTACTCCGGCTGCCGCCAGTACCGCGAGGACTACGGCGTGGCGCTCGAGGAGCTCGGCCTCGCGGACGAGATGCAGGTCGACAAGGTCCACCAGTACTACGACTCCGAGGGCTTCGTGCAGCCCTTCGTCGAGGGCCTCCGGGAGGGCCTCGCGCAGGTGCGCGACCGGCTCGGCGCCGACGGCGGCAGGATCGCGGTCCTGTTCTGCACCCACTCCATCCCCACGACCGACGCCGAGGCCTCCGGGCCGGCGCGGATGGACTTCGAGGAGGGCTCCGCCTACGTCGCCCAGCACCTGGCCGTGGCCCGGACCGTGCTGGAGCGCGTGGGGGCGGAGGAGCTCGGGGACCACACCTGGGACCTCGTCTACCAGTCCCGCTCCGGGCCGCCGCAGGTGCCGTGGCTCGAGCCGGACGTCAACGACGCCCTCGAGGAGCTCGCCGAGCGCGGTGTCGCCGGCGTGGTCCTCGTGCCGCTGGGCTTCGTCTCCGACCACATGGAGGTCAAGTGGGACCTCGACACGGAGGCCCTGGAGACCTGCGAACGGCTCGGCCTGCCGGCCGTGCGCACCCCCACCGCGGGCACCCACCCGGCGTTCGTGGCCGGGCTCGCAGACCTCGTGGAGCAGCGCGTCGCCGGGCGCGCCGCCCCGCCGCGGCTCTCCGCGTGCGCCGAGGGCACGTGGTTCGACGACTGCGCCCCGGACTGCTGCGTCAAGGTGCTGCGCGGCGCCACCGGGCCCCGTCCGACCATCGCGCAGCGCCCCCAGGGCGAGCCCCTCCCGGTCGCCCTCGACGAGGCGGGGGAGGTGCGGTGGTCGTGA
- the hemC gene encoding hydroxymethylbilane synthase, whose amino-acid sequence MVVTAAAQGLPVLRVGTRGSRLALTQTTTAARAVAAAGGLEPELVTIRTEGDVLTGPLSQMGGTGVFATALRAALLAGSVDLAVHSLKDLPTAPVPGLEVAAVPEREDPRDALCARDGLTLAGLPAGAKVGTGSPRRAAQVRAARPDLEIVDIRGNVGTRLGRVAPGDLDAVVLAASGLRRLGLEDAITELIDPSVMLPAPGQGALALECRTEDASGDTPLAAALAAVDHLETRLAVTAERALLTRLEAGCAAPVGTFARIEDGVLVLDVVVADPDGSRVMRRSGRTAERGVDDARALGHRLGDELLADGAGRLARLTL is encoded by the coding sequence GTGGTCGTGACGGCCGCGGCGCAGGGGCTCCCGGTGCTGCGGGTCGGGACCCGCGGCTCCCGGCTCGCGCTCACCCAGACCACCACGGCGGCCAGGGCCGTCGCGGCGGCGGGCGGGCTGGAGCCGGAGCTCGTCACGATCCGCACCGAGGGCGACGTCCTGACCGGGCCCCTGTCCCAGATGGGCGGCACCGGGGTCTTCGCCACGGCCCTGCGGGCCGCGCTGCTGGCGGGATCCGTGGACCTGGCCGTGCACTCCCTCAAGGACCTGCCCACCGCTCCCGTGCCGGGCCTCGAGGTCGCCGCGGTGCCGGAGCGGGAGGACCCCCGGGACGCGCTGTGCGCCCGCGACGGGCTGACCCTCGCCGGTCTGCCCGCCGGCGCGAAGGTCGGCACCGGCTCCCCGCGGCGCGCGGCGCAGGTGCGCGCGGCGCGCCCGGACCTGGAGATCGTCGACATCCGCGGCAACGTGGGCACCCGGCTGGGGCGGGTGGCCCCCGGCGACCTCGACGCCGTGGTGCTCGCCGCCTCCGGGCTGCGGCGGCTCGGGCTGGAGGACGCGATCACCGAGCTGATCGACCCGTCCGTCATGCTCCCCGCCCCCGGGCAGGGCGCCCTGGCCCTCGAGTGCCGCACCGAGGACGCCTCGGGGGACACCCCGCTCGCCGCCGCCCTCGCCGCGGTGGACCACCTGGAGACCCGCCTGGCCGTGACCGCGGAACGGGCGCTGCTGACCCGGCTCGAGGCCGGCTGCGCGGCCCCCGTGGGCACCTTCGCGCGGATCGAGGACGGCGTGCTCGTGCTCGACGTCGTCGTGGCCGACCCGGACGGCAGCCGGGTCATGCGCCGCAGCGGCCGCACCGCGGAGCGCGGCGTCGACGACGCCCGCGCCCTCGGCCACCGGCTGGGCGACGAGCTGCTCGCCGACGGCGCCGGCCGGCTGGCCCGGTTGACGCTCTGA
- the hemB gene encoding porphobilinogen synthase, with product MPRYDLVSRPRRLRTTPAVRRLAAQTRVHPSDLILPVFVREGLAEPAPLGSMPGVVQHSMDSLRRAAAEAVAKGLRGFMIFGVPAERDPEGSAGCDPEGILNRALRAVRAEVGDDLVVMADLCLDEFTDHGHCGVLAEDGTVDNDATLEIYGRMAVAQAEAGAHVLGPSGMMDGQVGVIRSALDEAGHPDVAVLAYSAKYSSAFYGPFREAVDSQLQGDRRSYQMDPANRREALHELQLDLDEGADMVMVKPAMSYLDILRDVAEVSPVPVSAYQISGEYAMIEAAAANGWIDRRAAIQESVLSIRRAGADSVLTYFAVELADWFREENGLS from the coding sequence ATTCCCCGCTACGACCTGGTGTCCCGCCCCCGCCGCCTGCGCACCACCCCGGCCGTGCGCCGGCTCGCCGCGCAGACCAGGGTCCATCCGTCCGACCTCATCCTGCCCGTGTTCGTCCGCGAGGGCCTCGCCGAGCCCGCCCCGCTCGGCTCCATGCCGGGGGTCGTCCAGCACTCCATGGACTCGCTCCGGCGCGCCGCCGCCGAGGCCGTGGCCAAGGGCCTCCGCGGGTTCATGATCTTCGGCGTGCCCGCCGAGCGGGACCCCGAGGGCAGCGCCGGGTGCGACCCCGAGGGCATCCTGAACCGGGCGCTGCGCGCCGTGCGCGCCGAGGTCGGCGACGACCTCGTCGTCATGGCCGACCTGTGCCTGGACGAGTTCACCGACCACGGGCACTGCGGCGTCCTGGCCGAGGACGGGACCGTGGACAACGACGCGACCCTGGAGATCTACGGCCGGATGGCCGTGGCCCAGGCCGAGGCGGGCGCCCACGTGCTCGGGCCCTCCGGCATGATGGACGGCCAGGTCGGCGTGATCCGCTCCGCCCTCGACGAGGCCGGGCACCCCGACGTCGCCGTCCTGGCCTACTCCGCGAAGTACTCCTCCGCGTTCTACGGCCCGTTCCGCGAGGCCGTGGACTCCCAGCTGCAGGGCGACCGCCGCAGCTACCAGATGGACCCCGCCAACCGCCGGGAGGCGCTGCACGAGCTGCAGCTGGACCTGGACGAGGGCGCCGACATGGTCATGGTCAAACCGGCCATGAGCTACCTCGACATCCTCCGCGACGTGGCCGAGGTCTCCCCGGTGCCCGTCTCCGCGTACCAGATCTCCGGCGAGTACGCCATGATCGAGGCCGCCGCCGCCAACGGCTGGATCGACCGCCGGGCCGCGATCCAGGAGTCCGTGCTGTCCATCCGCCGCGCGGGCGCCGACTCCGTGCTCACCTACTTCGCCGTCGAGCTCGCGGACTGGTTCCGCGAGGAGAACGGCCTCTCCTGA
- the hemL gene encoding glutamate-1-semialdehyde 2,1-aminomutase: protein MSVSQELFDRARKVMPGGVNSPVRAFASVGGTPPFITAAKGPYLTDVDGREYVDLVSSWGPALVGHSHPAVIEAVHEAVERGLSFGATTRGETELAELVVERIGAIDELRMVSTGTEAAMTAIRLARGVTGRDLVVKFAGCYHGHVDSLLSEAGSGVATLALPGSAGVTAATAAETLVLPYNDLAAVEEAFAAHPGRIAAVITEGAPANMGVVTPGEGFNAGLRRLTREHGALMIFDEVLTGFRVHEAGYWGLTAAGEDGWEPDLFMFGKVIGGGLPVAGVGGRAAVMNHLAPLGPVYQAGTLSGNPVAMAAGAATLRTADRIAYQTVDRRSAQLQEAVRAALTEAGVDHSIQSAGNLFSVAFGTSAAGVHDYAQAKAQETFRYPAFFHAMLDQGVYLPPSVFEAWFLSAAHDDAAMDRIVSALPAAARAAAEARPAA from the coding sequence ATGAGCGTTTCCCAGGAACTCTTCGACCGCGCGCGCAAGGTCATGCCCGGCGGGGTCAACTCCCCGGTGCGGGCCTTCGCGTCCGTGGGCGGCACCCCGCCCTTCATCACCGCGGCCAAGGGCCCGTACCTCACCGACGTCGACGGCCGCGAGTACGTCGACCTCGTCAGCTCGTGGGGGCCCGCCCTCGTCGGGCACTCCCACCCGGCCGTCATCGAGGCCGTGCACGAGGCCGTGGAGCGCGGCCTGTCCTTCGGGGCCACGACCCGCGGGGAGACCGAGCTGGCCGAACTCGTGGTCGAGCGGATCGGCGCGATCGACGAGCTGCGCATGGTCTCGACCGGGACCGAGGCGGCCATGACCGCGATCCGCCTGGCGCGCGGCGTGACCGGCCGGGACCTCGTCGTGAAGTTCGCCGGGTGCTACCACGGGCACGTGGACTCCCTGCTGTCCGAGGCGGGCTCCGGCGTGGCGACCCTCGCCCTGCCCGGCTCCGCCGGGGTCACCGCGGCCACCGCGGCCGAGACCCTGGTGCTGCCCTACAACGACCTCGCCGCCGTGGAGGAGGCCTTCGCCGCCCACCCCGGCCGGATCGCCGCCGTCATCACCGAGGGCGCGCCCGCCAACATGGGTGTGGTCACCCCCGGCGAGGGCTTCAACGCGGGCCTGCGCCGGCTCACGCGCGAGCACGGGGCGCTGATGATCTTCGACGAGGTGCTGACCGGGTTCCGCGTGCACGAGGCCGGCTACTGGGGTCTCACCGCCGCGGGCGAGGACGGCTGGGAGCCCGACCTGTTCATGTTCGGGAAGGTCATCGGCGGCGGGCTGCCGGTCGCCGGCGTGGGCGGGCGGGCCGCGGTCATGAACCACCTGGCGCCCCTCGGGCCCGTGTACCAGGCCGGAACCCTGTCCGGGAACCCCGTGGCGATGGCCGCGGGCGCGGCGACCCTGCGCACCGCGGACCGGATCGCCTACCAGACCGTCGACCGGCGCTCGGCGCAGCTGCAGGAGGCGGTGCGCGCGGCGCTGACCGAGGCCGGGGTCGACCACTCGATCCAGTCGGCCGGCAACCTGTTCTCGGTGGCCTTCGGCACCTCCGCCGCCGGCGTGCACGACTACGCGCAGGCCAAGGCGCAGGAGACGTTCCGCTACCCGGCGTTCTTCCACGCGATGCTCGACCAGGGCGTCTACCTGCCCCCGTCGGTGTTCGAGGCGTGGTTCCTCTCCGCCGCGCACGACGACGCCGCGATGGACCGGATCGTCTCCGCCCTGCCGGCCGCGGCGCGCGCGGCCGCCGAGGCCCGGCCGGCCGCCTGA
- a CDS encoding 3'-5' exonuclease has translation MSSPSGPAGPTDQLPLFDAAPLRAPRPAPPAPDDAAEQDVLFDLEGSAGAPGASPAWTEGPRASFDLETTGRDPHTARIVTASVVRTDAAGAVTDEWEWLADPGVEIPEEAAAVHGVSTERARAEGRPAAEVVAEIAGVLAGLFAAGTPVLVFNASYDFTVLAHEGRRHGVEVPQPFPVLDPYVLNKQVHRYRRGKRTLGALCEEYGVELTAAHTSAADSVATERLAVLMARRFPELVRPAAALHADQVGWAAEQAASLQEYFRRTRPDAVVDGAWPLRRPEDA, from the coding sequence ATGTCCTCGCCCTCAGGCCCCGCCGGCCCCACCGACCAGCTGCCCCTGTTCGACGCCGCCCCGCTGCGCGCGCCGAGGCCCGCCCCGCCCGCGCCGGACGACGCCGCGGAGCAGGACGTGCTCTTCGACCTCGAGGGGTCCGCGGGCGCCCCGGGGGCGTCCCCCGCGTGGACCGAGGGTCCGCGCGCCTCCTTCGACCTCGAGACGACCGGCCGCGACCCGCACACGGCCCGCATCGTCACGGCGTCCGTCGTGCGCACCGACGCCGCGGGCGCCGTGACGGACGAGTGGGAGTGGCTGGCGGACCCGGGGGTGGAGATCCCCGAGGAGGCGGCCGCCGTGCACGGGGTGAGCACCGAGCGGGCCCGCGCCGAGGGCCGGCCCGCCGCGGAGGTGGTCGCGGAGATCGCGGGCGTCCTGGCCGGCCTCTTCGCCGCGGGCACGCCCGTGCTGGTGTTCAACGCCTCCTACGACTTCACGGTCCTCGCCCACGAGGGCCGGCGCCACGGGGTGGAGGTCCCGCAGCCCTTCCCGGTGCTGGACCCCTACGTCCTCAACAAGCAGGTGCACCGGTACCGGCGCGGCAAGCGCACCCTCGGGGCGCTGTGCGAGGAGTACGGGGTCGAGCTCACCGCGGCGCACACCTCGGCGGCGGACTCGGTCGCGACGGAGCGGCTCGCGGTGCTGATGGCCCGCCGCTTCCCCGAGCTGGTGCGCCCGGCGGCCGCGCTGCACGCCGACCAGGTGGGGTGGGCGGCCGAGCAGGCCGCGAGCCTCCAGGAGTACTTCCGCCGGACCCGCCCGGACGCGGTGGTCGACGGCGCGTGGCCGCTCCGCCGCCCCGAGGACGCCTGA